The genomic DNA ACCAGCAGTGGTACCTCTTCAACGACTTCCTCATCGAGCCCGTGGATAAGGTGAGTGCTCGTGGCAGCGCCACCGGCCGCGCGTTGAGGCGAGGCCGTGGCTGCAGGGACCCTGTGGAGGGGGGGTTCCTGCTGCACGCGGGAGCACCCTGCCCACGCCAGGCTGCCCCTGCAcggtccccccctcccctgcagtgCGAGGCGGTGCAGTTCGACATGAGCTGGAAGGTGCCGGCTATCCTGTACTACGCCCGGAGGAACCTCAACGCCAAGTACAACCTCGTCAGTGAGTATCTGGGGTGGAAGTGGCCGTGTGGCCAGCGACGCCGGCTCGCGGCTGatctcccttccccttttcctgcagtCAAGAACCCCATCGAAGCCAGCGTGCTGCTGGCGGAGGCCTCCCTGGCTCGCAAGCAGCGCAAGTGCCACGCCACCTTCATCCCCCTCATGTTGAGCGAGATGCCGCAGGCGGGCGACCTGGTGGGGCTGGACGCCGAGTTTGTCACGCTGAACGAGGTCAGGCCTCAGGGGACGGGGCGCAGGGGCAGCCCCTCTGGGTGCGCCCAGTCCCTGGGGACTGCGGGAGCTGTCGGTCACCGAGCTTTCCTCTCGCCCGTCGCAGGAGGAGGCCGAGCTGCGCAGCGACGGGACCAAATCCACCATCAAGCCCAGTCAGATGTCGGTGGCCCGGATCACGTGCGTGCGCGGGCAGGGCCCTAACGAGGGCGTCCCCTTCATTGACGACTACATCTCGACCCAAGAGCAGGTATGGGGCTCCCCCTGGCCTCACAGGGAGGACAGGGGCCCGCTCTGCTTCCCGCACCACGGAGAGGCACCCACACTAATGACGGCACCCTCCCTGGGATCCTGGGATGCCGGCAGGGGAATCGGGGAGCGGGCAGACCTCCCTGGCTGCCCCTCAGCCCTCCCAGCCCACCTCCACGGCCCCTGGTCTCTGCAGGTGGTGGATTACCTGACCCAGTACTCGGGGATCAAGCCGGGAGACCTGGACGCCAAGATCTCCTCCAAGCACCTCACCACTCTCAAATCCACCTACCTGAAGCTGCGCTTCCTCATCGACGTGGGAGTCAAGTTTGTGGGCCACGGGCTGCAGAAGGACTTCCGTGTCATCAACCTGATGGTGACAGCGCTGGGCCCCCCTCCCTCAGCCCAGGGGTCTCGGGGTGGGGCTGGGAGGCCGGCGGCAGTGCCGGGGCTCACCCCCCCGTGGCGGCCCCCCTGCTCTGGTAGCAGGACCCTCCCTGCTTTCCAGGTGCCCAAGGACCAGGTGATCGACACCGTCTACCTGTTCCACATCCCGAGGAAGAGGATGATTTCCCTGCGCTTCCTCGCCTGGTACTTCCTGGGTCAGTGGCTGAACCCTCGGACCCGGGAGGGGCAGGAGTGGGGGCAGAtcccccccggggtccccaccagccccctccctgaCCAGGGCTCTCCCCACAGACCTGAAGATCCAGGGGGAGACCCACGACAGCATCGAGGATGCGCGCACGGCGCTGCAGCTCTACCGCAAGTACCTGGAGCTGAGCCCGCAGGGCGCCGAGCCCGAGGACTTCCGCAAGGTGCTCAAGGGCCTCTACGAGAAGGGACGCAAGATGGACTGGAAGGTGCCCGAGCCGGACAGCCAGAGCAGCCCCAAGCGTAaggcgccgccgcagccccccgcgccccgccgcgccccccgccgacCCTCACCCTGCTTTGTCTCCGGCAGATGGGGCCGTGTACCCCCCCGTGCTGGCCCTGTGAGCGGACCCCACGTGAGGACCCTCCCCCGGTGAGGagcagccccgggaccccccgagGGAGGCGGACACACGTGGAACTGGAACCAGCAGCGGGGACGGGGCTGTCCCCGCCCCTGCCCGACCCCCCCCGGGCCTCCCCCGGGGCCCGGCGCCCCGGGACTCCCTCTCCCTGCCGGTACCGGGAATCACCGTCCCCCCACAGCCCTCGCCCGCCGGCCCGGGCGCCCTCATAAAGCAGCCTCGGACACCCGCGCCGCCGTCTCCTCCTTGGCTCCGGGGCCGCGGGGTTAGGGACCGGCACCGGGGCCGCGGCACGGAGGACCCGGACCCGGACCGGGGCTGGGACCGGCACCGGGGCCACGGCATGGAGGAGTCAGACCCGGACCGGGGCTGGGACCGGCACCGGGGCCACGGCACGGAGGAGCCGGAGCCGGACCCGAACCGGGGACGGGACCGGGACCACGGCGCGGGCGCGGCACCgccggcccgggggcggggccggggctgtcgtGGGGGCGGAGTCAATGCAGGCCCCGCCTCCGCGGGGGGCCGAGCGCCACGCGGACCGGGCCCTGGTAGCGCCGGGGACCTCGGTGCTCGTCCCGGGCTGCCCGCGGCGCTGCCTGCGCACGGGACGGCCCCGTCGCGGGCTGAGGAGCTGCCCCGGCCGGTCCGACCGGCTCCGTCGCCTCGACCGGCTCGGCCGCCGCCCTCTCCGAGGGGCCTTCCCCCGCGGCGGGTCGGGCGGAGAGGCGTGCCGGGACAGGCGGCGccacgggcagccccggggcagctggccggggcggggggcggtggagCGGGACGGGAGAGCGGCGCGGTACTGGGGGCTCGGCCGGGCCCGCCGGGTGCGGGGCTCTGGGCAAGGCCCTGGGGGACAGGGGGCTCCCGGGGGCTGTGAGCGCCGCGCTGGAGGGGAGTGggctctgggggggctctgggctcGGCCCTGTAGGGGAGGGGGCTCTATAGGGAGCTGGGGACTTGACTCTATAGGGGAGGGGGCTCTATAGGGGGCCCTGGGCTCGAACCTATAGAGGAGGGGGCTCTGTAGGGGGTTCTGGGCTCGACCCTGTAGAGGAGGGGGCTCTGTAGGGGGTTCTGGGCTCGACCCTATAGGGGAGGGGGCTCTGTAGGGGGCTCTGGGCTTGACCCTATAGGGGAGGGGGCTCTATAGGGGGCCTTGGGCTCGACCCTATAGGGGAGGGAGCTCTGTAGGGGTTCTGGTCTCGACCCTATAGGGGAGGGGCTCCGGGGGGCGCTCTGGGCTCGGCCCTGTAGGGGAGGGTGCTCTATAGGGGGCTGTGGACTTGACCCTATAGGGGAGGGGGCTCTACAGGGGGCTCTGGGCTCGACCCTATAGGGGAGGGGTCTCTATAGGGGCCACTGAACTCAGCCTTGTAGGGGAAGGATCCCCGCGGTGTCCAGGGGCTCggtggggatctggggggggcaCCGTGGAGAAAGCCCCGTAGGCAGCAGGGCGCTGTAGGggacgggggtcccgggggctggagggggccgtgccggggacgggggggacatgggggccgCCAGCTGGAGCTGCCCGCGCCCGCAGGTCGCCCTGCAGCGGAGCCCTGAGGATGAGGGGCCGGATCCCGCCCGCGCTCTGCCTGGCCGTGGCCCTGGCTGCGCTGCTGCCCGCGGCCTGCGCCCGCCGGAGCCAGGACCTGCACTGCGGAGGTgtggcgggacgggacggggcggcggggccggggtgggacAGGACGGGAcggtggggcagggctgggtggccGTTGGGACCCGCTTGTCCTGCGGCCGCTGCTGCCCATCCGCGCTCGCCCCGCTCGGGACAGGCAGGCGTTCCTGAAGGGCCGCAGACCCCGTCCACCGGCAGCACCAGTTACACCAGTTACTCCCAGTGGCTTTGGGCAGTCGTGGGTCCGTCAGTGCCAGGGGCTGAGGCGTGGGGTTAGGCAACGCCGTTAGCTCCGGGCCGTTGACGCCTGCGTCCCCCGCAGCGTGCCGGGCACTGGTGGACGAGCTGGAGTGGGAGATCGCCCAGGTCGATCCCAGGAAAACCATCCAGATGGGCTCCTTCCGGATCAACCCCGACGGCAGCCAGTCGGTCGTGGAGGTGAGACGTCTCCCTGCAGGGGCCTGCCTGCGGCGCCGGGAGGTCGGGTGGAGGCTGCGGCAGAGCGGGGCCGGCCTGAGCGGGGGCAGCAGCCGCGTGTCGAAGACGGGGGGGGCATGAGGGAGGGTTCGGACCCACGCTGGGTGCCGTGCGTGGGCTGGGTGAGCCCCGTCTCCCGTTCCTCAGCTTCCTCTGCTGCCTATCCCGGTGCAGCCGTGCAGCGTTCCCAGGGTGTCCCTGGACGCATCTGACCCTTTCTTGGCACTCCCCGGCTCCCGGGGAAAGGCGCTGGCCCGGCGTTCCCGTTCCGCTGTCACGCTCGAAGGCCTGACCCCGCTGATCTCGCGCTCGTGCCGCAGGTGCCCTACGCCCGGTCGGAGGCACATCTGACAGAGCTGCTGGAGCGGGTGTGCGAGAAGATGAAGGAATACGGGGAAAAAGTGGATCCATCCACGCACCGTAAGAGTTATGTCCGGGTGATCTCCCACGACGGGACCAAGATGGACCTCTCCGGGGTCAAAATTGATGGAGACGTGGCTTCTAGCCTGAAGTTTGCGGTGCGTGCGTGGACTGGATCCTTGTGGTGGCTGTCGGGGCTTGGCAGAGGTTTTGGGTGGTGGGACCCGCTGTGCTGGGCAGCCTCAGCCCTTCTAGGGATGAGCTGGTGCCACCGGCAGCTCCCGGCGGCTCCCCCTGGTCcttcctggggctggaggggaggacgCTGCTCccgggctggggtgggtgggcgCAGGgcccagctctgggctcccccGGGTGCTGTTGGCATCGCCTGGCCCCACGCGGTCGCCGGCTGACCTTCGGGCGGCTCCCGTTGCAGTGTGAGAGCATTGCCGAGGAGTACGAGGACGAACTCATCGAATTCCTCTCCCACGAGGCCGACAATGTCAAGGACCGGCTCTGCAGCAAGCGGACGGGTGAGCCGGGCTGCGCTGTCCCAAGGAGGGGTCTCTCCTGCCGCCCGGGGGGTCGTAGCTGCTCCGTCAGCGCTGACATAGGAGGAGCTGCCAGCCCAGAGCCGGGAGGACGCAGAGGAGCTGCGAGTCCTCCCCCAAATCCCGACATCCCTTCGCCCCATGGAGCAGCCCCTCTCCGGCAGCCCGGTGCTGGGGTGCGCCTCCCCACTGCCCGCGCTGCCAGCCCAGCGCCTGGACCCCGCTGCCTGCCGGAGCTGCCTCCAGCTTTTTTTGGATGCT from Calonectris borealis chromosome 30, bCalBor7.hap1.2, whole genome shotgun sequence includes the following:
- the CNPY2 gene encoding protein canopy homolog 2 isoform X1, with the protein product MQAPPPRGAERHADRALVAPGTSVLVPGCPRRCLRTGRPRRGLRSCPGRSDRLRRLDRLGRRPLRGAFPRGGSGGEACRDRRRHGQPRGSWPGRGAVERDGRAARSPCSGALRMRGRIPPALCLAVALAALLPAACARRSQDLHCGACRALVDELEWEIAQVDPRKTIQMGSFRINPDGSQSVVEVPYARSEAHLTELLERVCEKMKEYGEKVDPSTHRKSYVRVISHDGTKMDLSGVKIDGDVASSLKFACESIAEEYEDELIEFLSHEADNVKDRLCSKRTDLCDHALHIPHDEL
- the CNPY2 gene encoding protein canopy homolog 2 isoform X2, which produces MRGRIPPALCLAVALAALLPAACARRSQDLHCGACRALVDELEWEIAQVDPRKTIQMGSFRINPDGSQSVVEVPYARSEAHLTELLERVCEKMKEYGEKVDPSTHRKSYVRVISHDGTKMDLSGVKIDGDVASSLKFACESIAEEYEDELIEFLSHEADNVKDRLCSKRTDLCDHALHIPHDEL